AAGGTGCTTATGTCACTATGTTGGATATCTTAACAAAAGGTGCTAATGTCACTATGTTGGATATCTTAACAAAAGGTGCTAATGTCACTATGTTGGATACCTTAACAAAAACAGTTTTCTATATAGATTTGTGAACATGAACTTAGGGTCTACAAAATATACCCAATATGTTATAGCCATACCTTCTAGACATGACATAACAACTGTATATATtattaccactgaattacaagcagTACTCAAGATATTTAAAGCAGACAGATACTTCAAAGGGTGCCAATATTACCATTTCTGTCAATGACATCATCTGATCATTAACCTAATTACAAGTTCAAATGACATTCTCTGATTGTTAACCTACTTACATGTTCAGTGCTCCAGCTAGAAATTGAAAGGGTTAGGGTGCCAGTgaagggcagggcactttttttCGGATAGGAAAGGTACtgttcaaacaaaaaattgtctacgtttctgtgtgtatctatttttttctgtatgtaaaaagaaagttttgaTACTTAAGATATCACTCTTATATAGGTCTGTATACAATTTGTACTTCATTCCTTTTTAAAATGATAGAAGATATTTTCGaagcatttttttgtaataagctaaaacaggtGAAGTAACTCCCAAAATTAATTTCCAACACGTTTAAAATACgcaaattatttcaatatgagCAAAAATAGACATTAATTAACAACTGTCTGCttgttactatacaaatccttgcgaCAACAAAGTACATTGTCTTAATTATCtagttattaacacctttgaagaTTAATACACTGTAATTGATTATACTGACATGATTAACCTCGGGGCAATCAGCAGGTGTCATAAATGTATTTTAACTTTCTGATTAGAATTGGATTATACAAAAGGCAATTTTACAAACATTACCAAAACgacacaagttttttttcaaaagggcGTCAGGGCAGTAGAACATGACTGAGGGCACCCAGGGTGCagcgcccttctattttgggctaacAAACCACTGCATGTTCAAGTGACATTCCTGCCAATGACATCATTCAGTTGTTACCTTCAAATGACATTCTCTGATCATTAACCAACTTACATGTTCAAATGACATTCTCTGATCGTTAACCTACTTACATGTTCAAATGACATTCTCTGATCGTTAACCTACTTACAAGTTCAAATGACATTCTCTGATCGTTAACCTACTTACATGTTCAAATGACATTCTCTGATCGTTAACCTACTTACAAGTTCAAATGACATTCTCTGATCGTTAACCTACTTACATGTTCAAATGACATTCTCTGATCGTTACCCTACTTACATGTTCAAATGACATTCTCTGATCGTTAACCTACTTACATGTTCAAATGACATTCTCTGATCGTTAACCTACTTACATGTTCAAATGACATTCTCTGATCGTTAACCTTCTTACAAGTTCAAATGACATTCTCTGATCGTTAACCTTCTTACATGTTCAAATGACATTCTCTGATCGTTACCCTACTTACATGTTCAAATGACATTCTCTGATCGTTACCCTACTTACATGTTCAAATGACATTCTCTGATCGTTAACCTACTTACATGTTCAAATGACATTCTCTGATCGTTAACCTACTTACAAGTTCAAATGACATTCTCTGATCGTTAACCTACTTACATGTTCAAATGACATTCTCTGATCGTTAACCTACTTACAAGTTCAAATGACATTCTCTGATCGTTAACCTACTTACATGTTCAAATGACATTCTCTGATCGTTAACCTACTTACATGTTCAAATGACATTCTCTGATTGTTAACCTACTAACATGTTCAAATGACATTCTCTGATTGTTAACCTAATTACAAGTTCAAATGACATTCTCTGATCGTTAACCTAATTACAAGTTCAAATGACATTCTCTGATTGTTAACCTACTTACATGTTCAAATGACATTCTCTGATCGTTAACCTAATTACAAGTTCAAATGACATTCTCTGATTGTTAACCTACTTACATGTTCAAATGACATTCTCTGATTGTTAACCTACTTACATGTTCAAATGACATTCTCTGATTGTTAATCTACTTACATGTTCAAGTGACATTTCTGTAAATGACATCAACCAATCGTTGACCTCTACGTCTGTTTCATGGTGGAATGGGAGTCGTTTAACAGGTTTCTTTGTCTTGACAAACTCAACAAAACTGTGTTCCACACTTTCATGAGGTATGACAATAGCATGTCCAACTTTTAACTCCTCTGAAATGTAGAATTAAAACGTTTCTAGATACAGGTAAAACATATTGATTCACTTAACATATATGTCAGTcaactatcatattaagtttcagaAGAGAAATTTTTTAAAGCTCtgaaacatgataaacaatttggGGAAATTGTCATTAAATGACAGTATTTCCTCAACATGttcaaggggtcaattgacaattttggtcatagaTACCCTAGAGATGATTCATCTTAACTTTAGTTGGAATTGGGTCAGTAGTTtcagatgtttgaaatagtttacaccataCAAACGATAACAACAGAGGAAAACGATAGCCAAGATTTAGAAAAGTTAGCTAAAAATCAATCCATGTCTGTCTTCTtggttaagtaaaaaaaatctgagTTTAACTCTTGTTAAATGTTATAACATTCTGAACACTAATGGTTTTACATAAAACCAAATTTTAAGAACCAGAATTCAAACACAAACACTGTAACACAATGACCTACCATATCTTTTAACTTTCTTTAACTTTTTATCTGAAATTTCCAATTATCTTAGTCATAAACAAGCATATTACAAAATGAATCAATAGGTTTTAAAAGTTTCAATATTGCTGATGATATACTCACAAGCATGGGTTCATAGATCAGTCCATTGTAACCAGTCGGGATAGTTACTCACAAGCATGGGTTCATAGATCAGTCCATTGTAACCAGTCGGGATAGTTACTCACAAGCATGGGTTCATAGATCAGTCCATTGTAACCAGTCGGGATAGTTACTCACAAGCATGGGTTCATAGATCAGTCCATTGTAACCAGTCGAGATAGTTACTCACAAGCATGGGTTCATAGATCAGTCCATTGTAACCAGTCGGGATAGTTACTCACAAGCATGGGTTCATAGATCAGTCCATTGTAACCAGTCGGGATAGTTACTCACAAGCATGGGTTCATAGATCAGTCCATTGTAACCAGTCAGGATAGTTACTCACAAGCATGGGTTCATAGATCAGTCCATTGTGACCAGTCAGGATAGTTACTCACAAGCATGGGTTCATAGATCAGTCCATTGTTACCAGTCAGGATAGTTTACAAAGGTTTTAAACAGAATTACTTAAATTTTAGCGAGAATCATTTCAGTTAAAATGAATGCAGttaatattcaaagtcaatgcaTCTTATGATAAAATAGATTTTGAAAACCTTTTAATTTAGAACACAATTTCTTCATACCTttcaactgtcactatttgcggcgGATTTTCCCCATGGAGGCTCCTAaatagaaattttgaaagagAAATTTTgtctacaatttaaaacaaaacaatcaattttacCATGGGTATAAGTTGTAAAAGTATGTagatgcaaacaaaaaatattaacataaatTTGAAGGCCCatttaaaggttttgtaggactatgAGTCATTTGTACATAAAACCCCCATggacattttaaaatgtttaaattatctattttgtttttgttttcatacCTGTTTTTTTTACTGCACTGATTATAGGACAGCCTGTAACAGTAACTCTCCTGCCCTCTGGTGAAGCCATATAAGTGACAGAAGTTCCCCTCATATAAACTTCACATTGGGCTCCTATGTTCTTCAACAGCAATGATAGTTCATCATCGGACAAGTTGGTACATCCGTCCAATCTTATCTGTAACACAATTTATAAACTTAAAgactaaaaattgaaaatagtttCCTTTTTTGTTCTTCAGTAAGTGTGCACAGACAACcctaaattatttaaatcaaacaGACATGTGAATGACAAAGTCTTCATTTAAACTGCACTtagacaaaatatatttcaagaaTTTTACAGCAAATAACAAACTCCTATAGCTCAATCAAGACAGCATTACACAAAACTATTATCTATTTTCTAATGTTATATTCAACTATACCCGATTTGAATAGCCTGtcaagttattctttttatttgcaTAGCCTGTCACATGGTCCTTTTATTTGCATAGCCTATCCCATGGTCTTTTTATTTGCATAGCCTatcttgtggttttttttttttatttgcatagcCTGTCATGTGGTCTTTTTATTTGCATATCCTGTCATCTGGTCTTTTTATTTCCATTGCCTATCACATGGTCTTTTTATTTGCATAGCCTGTCACATGGTCCTTTTATTTGCATAGCCTACCACATGGTCTTTTTATTTGCATAGCCTATCTTGTGGTCTTTTTATTTGCATAGCCTGTCATGTGGTCTTTTTATTTGCAAATCCTGTCATCTGGTCTTTTTATTTGCATTGCCTATCACATGGTCTTTTTATTTGCATAGCCTGTCACATGGTCCTTTTATTTGCATAGCCTATCACATGGTCTTTTTATTTGCATAGCTGTTATGTGGTCTTTTTATTTGCATATCCTGTCATCTGGTCTTTTTATTTGCATTGCCTATCACATGGTCTTTTTATTTGTATAGCCTATCATATGGTCTTTTATTTGTATAGCCTATCATGTGGTCTTTTTATTTGCATATCCTGTCATGAGGTCTTATTATTTTCATAGCATGCTATGTGGTCTTTTTTATTTGCATAGCCTGTCATATGGTATTTTTATTTGCATAGCCTGCCATGTTGTCTTTTTGTTCAGTGCATAGAAATAACAAGTGAAATATGACTGGCAATAATATATGGTTGGAGATTTTAGTAGATTAAACATTTGATATTAGTTATTCATGAAAAAAAAGCCATATTAAGTtcaaattgttatattttttcacaCACTACCAGAGTTCTCACTAAGGCGAGTCCTTgactcatcaaaatctgtctTGGCTCAccattttataaaattgtgagtccacagatgcatctaattgaaatattttgtacaaaCTGAAGACGGTtaaacacaaatatcatcattttatagcaaaaatttaaaagttatctgaATGTAATCTCATTTCATTGCTTTGTTAGGAAATGGAGactaaaatattacattatattgcaataaaatattttcttcttgctGAACATTGGACTCATCACGGCTAAAAATGATGAGTCCCTGGACTTGCCTTCAAAAATCCTAAGCCAGAACTCTGCACAACCTCAGCATGGCCATAGGTCAAACAAAATAAGTCAGAAAGGGCATTTTACTACTTAACTCAATGGAAACTATCCAGGTCAATAAAACAGTTTTACAACACTGCAACAGGCAAATGATGCATATTGAAGGCATAGAAGTTACTCTGTTATTTTCAAACAGACAATTAACTCTGTAGTATTGATGAACAATTTTTTCAAAGCGTTAGGATGTTTCATTTTACATACTGGTCAaggaaaacaaatttatttatagaatatttataaaatacacaacaaacaaaactttaaaataactgtATCATACTATAAATATTAGTTATGGTGCTGATCAAGGATCTGGAAA
This window of the Mytilus edulis unplaced genomic scaffold, xbMytEdul2.2 SCAFFOLD_898, whole genome shotgun sequence genome carries:
- the LOC139507319 gene encoding uncharacterized protein produces the protein MVIVMMLYSNSLQQKKETICELEDCEFSGCILVTNAGIKWLTDIVAGVKTLTEIRLDGCTNLSDDELSLLLKNIGAQCEVYMRGTSVTYMASPEGRRVTVTGCPIISAVKKTEELKVGHAIVIPHESVEHSFVEFVKTKKPVKRLPFHHETDVEVNDWLMSFTEMSLEHVSRLTIRECHLNM